In Candidatus Sulfotelmatobacter sp., a genomic segment contains:
- a CDS encoding helix-turn-helix transcriptional regulator translates to MLPTINIGETIRNYRLQKGMSQGDIEKRTGLLRCYLSRVENGHTIPSLDTLSKIAGAMELPLSQFFAESGHTNGSKGLPQLSDDEVRFLSQIRRYSTSLNDSDRKLVLAMVKKMASNSGK, encoded by the coding sequence ATGCTTCCTACCATCAATATCGGCGAGACCATCCGTAACTATCGGCTGCAAAAAGGCATGTCGCAGGGCGACATCGAAAAGCGCACCGGTCTGCTGCGCTGCTACCTGTCGCGCGTGGAAAACGGCCACACCATTCCTTCGCTCGACACGCTCTCAAAAATTGCCGGCGCCATGGAACTCCCGCTCTCGCAATTTTTCGCCGAGTCCGGCCACACCAACGGCTCCAAGGGACTGCCTCAGCTCTCCGACGACGAGGTCCGCTTCCTCAGCCAGATTCGCCGCTACTCCACCAGCCTCAACGACAGCGACCGCAAGCTCGTCCTCGCGATGGTGAAGAAGATGGCGTCGAATTCGGGGAAATAG
- the def gene encoding peptide deformylase, protein MIYPIVKFGNPVLEKPSETVTVFDDALQTLIADMFESMYAAHGVGLAAPQIGIGRRIAVIDVTFKEDPNAQLVLINPEIIHTEGRHSQSEGCLSIPDFRENVSRPTKVTVRAQDAKGKLYEKTGEDLLARAFLHETDHLNGKLYISHISALKRDLMKRKIRKLMKAGEW, encoded by the coding sequence ATGATCTATCCCATCGTTAAATTCGGCAACCCAGTTCTCGAAAAGCCCTCCGAGACCGTCACCGTCTTCGATGACGCCCTGCAAACGCTCATCGCCGACATGTTCGAGTCCATGTACGCCGCCCACGGAGTCGGCCTCGCCGCCCCTCAAATCGGCATCGGCCGCCGCATCGCCGTAATCGACGTCACCTTCAAAGAAGATCCCAACGCCCAACTCGTCCTCATCAATCCCGAAATCATTCACACCGAAGGCCGTCACTCCCAAAGCGAAGGCTGCCTCAGCATCCCCGATTTCCGCGAAAATGTCTCCCGTCCCACCAAAGTCACCGTCCGCGCACAGGACGCCAAGGGCAAGCTCTACGAAAAAACCGGCGAAGACCTGCTGGCCCGCGCCTTCCTCCACGAAACCGATCACCTCAACGGCAAGCTCTACATCAGCCACATCAGCGCCCTGAAACGCGATCTGATGAAACGCAAAATCCGCAAACTCATGAAAGCTGGAGAATGGTAA
- a CDS encoding tetratricopeptide repeat protein — protein MNSFFRLSSSFALMITTVFAGVAVSQSNASPDTPKHDTAGQNSTTQDNSAPSTSDAKPALRKVDRSAAYYHYTVAHMYEEMVTAYGRSDLAAKATEEYRLAIEADPSSEFLTSALAELYVKTGRIADAVKEAQDIIKRDPKNLEAHKLLGRIYLRSLGDMPGGSGSDNMLKLAIDQYEQITRLDPDSVDDHLLLGRLYRLNTDMQKAEAELKTAIKLDPNSEEAVTTLAMLYTDEGDTAHALKVLSSIPDSARSAKLYAALGAAYEQRKDYHSAIDAYRHAIVLDRDNLDAIRGLAENLLNDGQLDAALEQYKVIADSNPEDAQTYVRMAEIYRRQGKYDQALENLKRADTLVPDTMDVPYSMASVYQAQGRYDDAIKLLQDLLKRTDKSDTAMSQADRNNRAIFIERLGMVYREQENYTAAVDTFRKMLTLGDENARSGYQEIIDTYREAKQWPQATAVAKEAVKKMPDDRDLRMVLDAQLADSGEIDKPIADIRSMLKGGPEDREVYLRLAIIYTRAKRYDEALDALAKAEQLSTKPDEKAYVSFLRGDLYQRQKNFDQADAEFRKVLAITPPSDPQAAATLNYLGYMNADRGVKLEESLNYIKQALSLDPNNGAYLDSLGWAYFKLGKYEQAEENLTKAESHMSTDPTVQEHLGDLYQKTGRLKLAASHWDRAVQEWNKTVQAEVDTEAFAKVQQKLDAAKVKLAKEESDKH, from the coding sequence ATGAATTCATTTTTTCGCCTTTCCTCATCGTTCGCATTAATGATTACTACCGTTTTCGCTGGAGTTGCGGTCTCCCAGAGTAATGCCAGCCCGGATACTCCCAAACACGATACCGCCGGCCAGAACAGCACCACTCAGGATAATTCCGCTCCGAGCACATCCGACGCCAAGCCCGCTCTCCGAAAGGTCGACCGCTCCGCCGCCTACTACCATTACACCGTCGCCCACATGTACGAGGAGATGGTCACCGCGTACGGCCGCAGCGACTTGGCCGCCAAGGCGACCGAAGAATATCGCCTGGCGATTGAGGCCGACCCCTCGTCGGAATTCTTGACCTCTGCCCTTGCCGAACTCTACGTCAAGACCGGCCGCATCGCCGACGCGGTCAAAGAAGCTCAGGACATCATCAAGCGCGATCCTAAGAATCTCGAAGCCCACAAGCTTCTCGGCCGCATCTATCTTCGTTCCCTCGGCGATATGCCCGGAGGTTCCGGCTCTGACAACATGCTCAAGCTGGCCATCGACCAGTATGAGCAGATCACCAGGCTCGATCCCGACAGCGTTGACGATCACCTCTTACTCGGCCGCCTCTACCGCCTGAACACCGATATGCAAAAGGCCGAAGCCGAACTCAAGACCGCCATCAAACTCGATCCCAACTCCGAAGAGGCCGTCACCACCCTCGCCATGCTTTACACCGACGAAGGCGACACGGCGCACGCGCTCAAAGTTCTCAGCTCCATTCCCGACTCTGCCCGGTCCGCCAAGCTCTACGCCGCCCTCGGTGCGGCTTACGAGCAACGCAAGGATTACCATAGCGCCATCGATGCCTATCGCCATGCCATCGTCCTCGACCGCGACAACCTCGATGCTATTCGCGGCCTGGCCGAAAATTTATTGAATGACGGTCAACTCGACGCCGCCCTCGAACAGTACAAAGTTATCGCCGACTCCAATCCCGAGGACGCACAAACCTACGTTCGCATGGCCGAGATTTATCGCCGCCAAGGTAAATACGACCAGGCCCTCGAAAATCTCAAGCGCGCCGATACCCTCGTCCCCGATACCATGGACGTTCCCTACAGCATGGCCTCGGTTTACCAGGCCCAGGGCCGATACGACGACGCCATCAAGCTCTTGCAGGATCTGCTGAAGCGGACCGACAAGAGCGACACCGCCATGAGCCAGGCCGACCGCAACAATCGCGCCATCTTCATCGAGCGCCTCGGCATGGTCTACCGCGAGCAAGAAAACTACACCGCCGCCGTCGATACTTTCCGCAAGATGCTGACGCTCGGCGACGAAAACGCCCGCAGCGGCTACCAGGAAATCATCGACACCTATCGCGAAGCCAAGCAATGGCCGCAAGCCACCGCCGTCGCCAAAGAAGCGGTCAAGAAAATGCCCGATGACCGCGACCTCCGCATGGTGCTCGACGCCCAACTCGCCGACTCCGGCGAGATCGACAAGCCCATCGCCGATATCCGCTCCATGCTCAAGGGCGGTCCGGAAGATCGCGAAGTCTATCTCCGCCTCGCCATCATCTACACCCGCGCCAAGCGCTACGACGAAGCTCTCGATGCACTCGCCAAAGCCGAGCAATTGTCAACGAAGCCCGACGAGAAGGCCTATGTGTCATTCCTGCGTGGCGATCTTTACCAGCGCCAGAAAAATTTCGATCAGGCCGATGCCGAATTTCGCAAAGTCCTGGCCATCACTCCGCCCAGCGACCCTCAAGCCGCCGCCACGCTCAACTATCTCGGCTACATGAATGCCGATCGCGGCGTGAAGCTCGAAGAGTCGCTCAACTACATCAAGCAGGCCTTATCGCTCGATCCCAACAACGGAGCTTATCTCGACTCGCTCGGTTGGGCCTACTTCAAGCTGGGAAAGTATGAACAAGCAGAAGAGAATTTGACGAAAGCCGAATCGCACATGAGCACCGATCCCACGGTGCAGGAGCATCTCGGCGATCTCTACCAGAAAACCGGACGCCTCAAACTCGCCGCCTCGCACTGGGATCGCGCCGTCCAGGAGTGGAATAAGACCGTCCAGGCCGAAGTCGACACCGAGGCCTTCGCCAAAGTCCAACAAAAACTGGACGCCGCCAAAGTAAAACTGGCCAAAGAAGAATCCGACAAGCACTGA
- the aroC gene encoding chorismate synthase — protein MLRYFTAGESHGEALVAFLSGMPAGLKIDQAFLDRELWRRQQGYGRGGRMKIERDSAHILSGVRQGMTIGSPISVQLENRDWKNWQESLPVAEGDPAKHKRVASPRPGHADLAGALKYNFPEARYVLERASARESAARVALGAIAKLFLQELDIEVLSHVITTGSVTLADEVEWKTIHALHSREEVLLNCADPETEQRMKEEVDKVLRSGDSLGGVFEVVAHQVPPGLGTYVQWDERLDALLAAAVMSLQAVKAVEIGAGVAAAFAPGSAVHDEIGYSATSGYTAFSRTRNNAGGIEGGVSNGQEIRVRGYLKPISTLRRPLQSVDFSTREPVKAAYERSDVCVVPAAGVAAEAMVALTLARAALEKFGGDSITETLRNFQGYCEQLRNY, from the coding sequence ATGCTGCGCTATTTCACCGCCGGAGAGTCCCACGGCGAAGCCCTGGTTGCCTTCCTTTCCGGCATGCCCGCCGGATTGAAAATCGATCAGGCCTTCCTCGACCGCGAACTCTGGCGCCGCCAACAAGGCTACGGCCGCGGCGGCCGCATGAAGATCGAGCGCGACTCGGCCCACATCCTCTCCGGCGTCCGCCAAGGCATGACGATCGGCTCCCCCATCTCCGTCCAACTCGAAAATCGCGACTGGAAGAACTGGCAGGAATCCTTGCCCGTCGCCGAGGGCGATCCGGCTAAGCACAAACGCGTCGCCTCGCCCCGCCCCGGCCACGCCGATCTCGCCGGAGCCTTGAAATACAACTTCCCGGAAGCCCGCTACGTGCTCGAACGCGCCTCCGCCCGCGAATCCGCTGCCCGCGTGGCCCTGGGCGCGATCGCCAAACTTTTCCTGCAAGAACTGGACATCGAAGTCCTCAGCCACGTGATCACCACCGGCAGCGTCACTCTGGCCGACGAAGTTGAATGGAAAACAATCCACGCCCTGCATAGTCGTGAGGAAGTCCTCCTCAACTGCGCCGACCCCGAAACCGAGCAGCGCATGAAAGAAGAAGTCGACAAGGTTCTCCGCAGCGGAGATTCTCTCGGCGGCGTCTTCGAGGTCGTCGCCCACCAGGTCCCGCCCGGCCTCGGCACTTACGTTCAATGGGATGAACGCCTCGACGCCCTGCTCGCCGCCGCGGTCATGTCGCTGCAAGCCGTCAAAGCTGTAGAAATCGGCGCCGGCGTTGCTGCCGCCTTCGCTCCCGGCTCCGCCGTACACGATGAAATTGGCTACTCCGCCACATCCGGCTACACCGCGTTCTCCCGCACTCGCAACAACGCCGGCGGCATTGAAGGCGGCGTCTCCAATGGCCAGGAAATCCGCGTGCGCGGCTATCTAAAGCCGATCTCCACGCTGCGCCGCCCGCTTCAGTCTGTGGATTTTTCTACCCGCGAGCCGGTGAAAGCCGCCTACGAGCGCTCCGATGTCTGCGTCGTGCCCGCCGCCGGAGTCGCAGCCGAAGCCATGGTCGCTCTCACCCTCGCCCGCGCCGCCCTCGAAAAATTCGGCGGCGATTCCATCACCGAAACCCTAAGAAATTTTCAAGGCTACTGCGAGCAATTGAGAAACTATTAA
- a CDS encoding DUF433 domain-containing protein, protein MATLDWSQCPAVESIPGKVSGAWVLKGTRTPVKVLFENLEAGMSIEEVIEEFPVTREQIDELMAFVARSLDKAPSYG, encoded by the coding sequence ATGGCAACCTTGGATTGGTCGCAATGTCCCGCGGTGGAGAGCATCCCCGGCAAGGTGAGCGGCGCCTGGGTATTGAAGGGTACCCGAACGCCGGTCAAAGTGTTGTTCGAAAACCTTGAAGCCGGAATGAGCATTGAAGAAGTGATCGAAGAGTTTCCCGTGACCCGCGAACAGATCGACGAGCTTATGGCTTTCGTCGCACGTTCGCTCGACAAAGCCCCAAGCTACGGTTAA
- a CDS encoding response regulator transcription factor has product MLPHAQMEGEEVFEDKVIHCLLVHDHVLLRQGLRRLLEDEPDVKVVAEAGNAAEALREVYAHRPEIVITDARLFSCAPDQTEWLIVQECSTTKVLFLTTYEHDDVLREARGDAASCAVRRTSAEELVEMVRRTHAGQRIGRPEIRERRRGDWPAQEMLPRQRLLTSREREVLKLLAEGRTVRSAAGVLGLSMKTVDAHKFNLMRKLGIHNKAELVMWAIQKRVVRVPTNL; this is encoded by the coding sequence GTGTTGCCCCACGCACAGATGGAAGGCGAAGAAGTGTTTGAGGATAAGGTAATTCACTGCCTGCTGGTGCACGACCATGTTTTGCTGCGGCAGGGATTGAGGCGGCTGCTGGAGGACGAACCGGACGTGAAGGTAGTGGCGGAGGCCGGAAATGCCGCCGAAGCTTTACGCGAAGTGTATGCGCACCGGCCGGAGATCGTCATCACCGACGCGCGCCTGTTCAGTTGCGCTCCCGACCAGACCGAGTGGTTGATCGTGCAGGAGTGCTCGACCACCAAGGTGTTGTTCCTGACCACATATGAGCATGACGACGTGCTGCGGGAGGCGCGCGGCGATGCTGCCAGTTGCGCGGTGCGGCGCACATCGGCGGAAGAGTTAGTGGAGATGGTGAGGCGGACGCACGCGGGCCAGAGGATTGGCCGACCGGAGATCCGGGAACGACGGCGGGGCGATTGGCCAGCCCAGGAGATGCTTCCACGGCAGCGGCTTTTGACATCGCGCGAACGCGAGGTGTTGAAGTTGCTGGCGGAGGGCAGGACAGTGCGGTCTGCGGCGGGCGTGTTGGGGCTCAGCATGAAGACGGTGGACGCGCACAAATTCAACTTAATGAGGAAGCTGGGGATTCACAATAAGGCGGAATTGGTGATGTGGGCGATTCAGAAGCGAGTGGTGCGAGTGCCCACGAATTTGTAG
- the purH gene encoding bifunctional phosphoribosylaminoimidazolecarboxamide formyltransferase/IMP cyclohydrolase yields the protein MSARIQRAILSVTDKNGVVEFARTLSALGIELISTGGTAKLLRDSGVTVKDISTLTGFPEMLDGRVKTLHPKVHGGILHRRDDPKHISAITEHGIAPIDMVVVNLYAFEKTAAQPDVKLEELIENIDIGGPSMIRSAAKNFHDVAIVTSPSDYDSIAAELSRSGGELSKQTKWRLAQKAFATTAAYDSTIASTLERIGADGSPSNPESFPPTLRFTFRKTLDLRYGENPHQKAAMYSDGSGAGVANARQLQGKELSYNNIVDLQAAWDLAQEFDENDFDDPVVAIIKHTNPCGTATGKTLAEAYRRALECDPVSAFGGVIGVNRPIDAEAAEEMHKLFLEVIAAPAFNEAAKAIFAGKKNLRLVEVIDPGNPGRIRPGANEASSAPRQWVLKNISGGLLVQDADLRPLRDADLKVVTQRPPTPEETRALLFAWKVCKHVKSNAIVYARDGQTIGVGAGQMSRVDAAKIGAMKAQLPLKGTVAASDAFFPFPDGVEEIAKAGATAIIQPGGSQRDPEVIAAADRLGLAMLFTGVRHFRH from the coding sequence ATGTCTGCCCGCATCCAGCGCGCCATTCTCTCCGTCACCGACAAAAACGGAGTCGTCGAGTTCGCCCGTACACTCTCCGCTCTCGGCATCGAACTCATCTCTACCGGAGGCACCGCCAAACTTCTTCGCGACTCCGGCGTCACGGTGAAAGACATTTCCACCCTCACCGGCTTCCCCGAAATGCTCGACGGCCGTGTCAAAACGCTGCATCCTAAAGTGCACGGCGGCATTCTTCATCGCCGCGACGATCCCAAACACATCTCTGCCATAACCGAACACGGTATCGCGCCAATCGACATGGTCGTCGTAAATCTTTATGCCTTCGAAAAAACCGCTGCCCAGCCGGATGTGAAATTAGAAGAATTAATCGAGAACATCGATATCGGCGGACCGTCGATGATCCGCTCCGCCGCCAAGAATTTTCACGATGTCGCGATCGTCACTTCTCCCTCCGACTACGATTCCATCGCCGCAGAGCTCTCCCGCTCCGGCGGCGAGTTGTCAAAACAAACCAAGTGGCGCCTCGCCCAAAAAGCATTTGCTACCACCGCCGCCTACGATTCCACCATCGCAAGCACGCTCGAACGCATCGGCGCGGATGGCTCACCATCGAACCCCGAATCTTTTCCCCCAACCCTGCGTTTCACGTTTCGCAAGACCCTCGACCTGCGCTACGGAGAGAATCCGCACCAGAAGGCCGCCATGTATTCCGATGGCTCCGGAGCTGGCGTGGCCAACGCCCGGCAGCTACAAGGCAAGGAACTTTCCTACAACAACATCGTCGACCTGCAAGCCGCCTGGGATCTCGCGCAGGAATTTGACGAGAATGACTTTGACGATCCCGTGGTTGCCATTATTAAACACACCAACCCGTGCGGCACCGCGACCGGCAAGACTCTCGCCGAGGCGTACAGGCGTGCCCTCGAATGCGATCCCGTCTCGGCCTTCGGAGGCGTGATCGGTGTGAATCGCCCCATCGACGCCGAAGCCGCCGAAGAAATGCACAAACTCTTCCTCGAAGTCATAGCCGCTCCAGCTTTCAACGAAGCCGCCAAAGCCATATTCGCGGGCAAGAAAAATCTCCGTCTGGTAGAAGTAATCGACCCAGGTAACCCCGGACGCATTCGTCCGGGGGCGAACGAGGCGTCTTCCGCTCCACGGCAGTGGGTCCTGAAGAACATCTCCGGTGGCCTGTTAGTACAAGACGCCGACCTCCGCCCCCTGCGAGACGCCGACCTCAAAGTCGTTACCCAACGCCCGCCTACGCCCGAAGAAACTCGCGCTCTGCTCTTCGCCTGGAAAGTCTGCAAGCACGTCAAGTCCAACGCCATCGTCTACGCCCGCGACGGCCAAACCATCGGCGTCGGCGCCGGCCAAATGTCCCGTGTCGACGCTGCAAAAATCGGCGCCATGAAAGCCCAACTCCCACTCAAGGGAACCGTCGCCGCCAGCGACGCCTTCTTCCCCTTCCCCGATGGCGTCGAAGAAATCGCCAAAGCCGGAGCCACCGCCATCATCCAACCTGGCGGCTCGCAGCGCGACCCCGAAGTCATCGCCGCCGCCGATCGTCTCGGCCTCGCCATGCTCTTCACCGGCGTCCGCCATTTCCGCCACTAA
- a CDS encoding deoxyguanosinetriphosphate triphosphohydrolase, with protein MLAAYAVHVTQSRGRRFPEAPHPYRNDFQRDRDRVIHARAFRRLEAKTQVFTRRYSDHFRNRLTHTLEVSQVSRTIAGALALNVDLAEALALVHDLGHPPFGHAGEKALNHAMRDHGLSFDHNLHALRIVEDFERRYAAFRGLNLTFEVREGIIKHSRDYAEKDHPELAEYLLDQRPPLEAQLIDLTDEIAYNTADLDDGFEAHLLTLDQIRDGVPVFDRFFREVEQIYPTVPAKLKFNETVKRILNRFVDDLITHTRARIRQAKIETLEDVRGHKDRLAAFSPGVEAERKESKDFLYENLYYSPSLAEEKDDAERIVTELFAFWRSHPESLPPNYYEKVRSQQDSLPRVICDYIAGMTDTFISEQYEKHCGS; from the coding sequence ATGCTCGCCGCCTACGCGGTGCACGTTACCCAGTCCCGCGGACGCCGCTTTCCTGAGGCCCCGCATCCCTACCGCAACGATTTTCAGCGTGACCGCGACCGCGTCATTCACGCCCGCGCCTTCCGCCGCCTGGAAGCCAAGACGCAGGTCTTCACCCGCCGCTATTCCGACCACTTCCGCAACCGCCTAACGCATACTCTCGAAGTCTCCCAAGTCTCCCGCACCATCGCCGGAGCCCTCGCCCTCAACGTCGATCTCGCCGAAGCCCTCGCCCTCGTCCACGACCTCGGCCATCCCCCCTTCGGCCACGCCGGCGAAAAAGCGCTCAACCACGCCATGCGCGACCATGGACTCAGCTTTGACCACAACCTCCACGCCCTCCGCATCGTCGAAGATTTCGAGCGGCGCTACGCCGCCTTCCGCGGCCTGAATCTCACCTTCGAAGTCCGCGAAGGCATCATCAAGCACTCGCGCGACTACGCGGAGAAAGATCATCCCGAACTGGCAGAATATCTCTTAGACCAGCGCCCGCCACTTGAAGCCCAGCTGATCGACCTGACCGACGAAATCGCCTACAACACCGCCGACCTCGACGACGGCTTCGAAGCGCATCTCCTCACGCTTGACCAAATCCGCGATGGCGTCCCCGTCTTCGACCGCTTCTTCCGCGAAGTCGAACAAATCTACCCTACCGTCCCCGCCAAACTGAAATTCAACGAAACCGTAAAGCGCATTCTCAACCGCTTCGTCGACGACCTCATCACCCACACGCGCGCCCGAATCAGGCAGGCGAAAATTGAAACCTTGGAAGATGTTCGCGGCCACAAAGACCGCCTCGCCGCCTTCAGCCCCGGAGTCGAAGCCGAGCGCAAAGAAAGCAAGGATTTCCTCTACGAAAATCTCTACTACAGCCCATCGCTAGCCGAAGAAAAAGACGACGCAGAACGCATCGTCACCGAACTATTCGCCTTCTGGCGCTCCCACCCCGAGTCCCTCCCGCCCAACTACTACGAGAAAGTACGCAGCCAGCAAGACTCCCTCCCCCGCGTAATCTGCGACTACATCGCCGGCATGACCGATACCTTCATCTCCGAGCAATACGAAAAACACTGCGGAAGCTAA
- a CDS encoding MXAN_5187 C-terminal domain-containing protein, with the protein MTTDEELNLLDSQLRRLKIEYEIFFSNPTKRPPADIEWKVLALLRKFSDGVRMNFSQRYRYNEMAQRYAIYSDLWRKKSRIREEGYRRPQDAILSVQGVRVAEDEHKAQHHPVYGVSQAAAAAAGATASQPFTLHSVDQDEREQVERLYNTLVAAKKKAGENVSGNIDSFTTFVQKKTEQIRKQYKCENVEYSVELADGHVKLKAKAKT; encoded by the coding sequence GTGACCACTGACGAGGAACTGAATCTTCTCGACTCGCAATTGCGCCGCCTGAAAATCGAGTACGAGATCTTTTTCAGCAACCCTACCAAACGGCCTCCTGCCGATATCGAGTGGAAGGTGCTGGCCCTTCTGCGCAAGTTCTCCGACGGCGTGCGCATGAATTTTTCCCAGCGCTATCGCTACAACGAAATGGCCCAGCGCTACGCCATTTATAGCGATTTGTGGCGCAAAAAATCCCGCATCCGCGAGGAAGGTTACCGTCGCCCGCAGGACGCGATCCTTTCCGTTCAGGGAGTTCGCGTCGCCGAGGACGAGCACAAAGCGCAGCATCATCCGGTGTATGGCGTCAGCCAAGCCGCTGCGGCCGCCGCCGGCGCGACAGCATCGCAACCTTTCACTCTCCATAGCGTCGACCAGGACGAGCGCGAACAGGTCGAGCGGCTCTACAACACTCTTGTCGCGGCCAAGAAGAAGGCAGGCGAAAACGTCTCCGGCAACATCGACTCGTTTACCACCTTCGTGCAGAAAAAGACCGAGCAGATCCGCAAGCAATACAAATGCGAGAACGTCGAATACTCCGTCGAACTCGCCGACGGCCACGTCAAACTCAAAGCCAAAGCGAAAACCTAA
- the fmt gene encoding methionyl-tRNA formyltransferase: protein MPLDLVFCGTPSFAVPTLEKVVEAAHRVQLVVTQPDRPKGRGLDVVASPVKQSALKLNLPIAQPDRIKTNDAFRAQLTALHPDAIIVVGYGCIVPQWMLDLPPFGNINVHASLLPKYRGAAPIQWAIANGETVTGVTTMRIDAGLDTGDILLQQELPISPEDTTETIAPQLAVIGADLLVETLRQLQAQRIHPRPQDNSQATLAPILKKEDGHVDFSRSAAEIFNRIRGFQPWPGAYTKFRGKNLQIIKARPATESLPPAEIHAEDDRLLAGCGYNTSLELLELQLEGKKRTYTPDFIRGYRPKPAEKLGV from the coding sequence ATGCCTCTAGATCTTGTTTTCTGCGGCACTCCGAGCTTCGCAGTACCCACGCTCGAGAAGGTGGTCGAAGCCGCCCACCGTGTCCAACTCGTCGTGACCCAGCCCGATCGCCCCAAAGGCCGCGGCCTCGACGTCGTCGCTTCACCCGTCAAGCAGTCCGCCCTGAAATTAAATCTCCCCATCGCTCAGCCCGACCGCATCAAAACCAACGACGCATTCCGCGCCCAACTCACCGCCCTCCATCCCGACGCCATCATCGTCGTCGGCTACGGCTGCATCGTTCCTCAGTGGATGCTCGATCTCCCACCCTTCGGCAACATCAACGTCCACGCCTCGCTGCTCCCAAAGTACCGCGGCGCCGCGCCAATTCAGTGGGCCATCGCCAACGGCGAAACCGTCACCGGAGTCACCACCATGCGCATCGACGCCGGCCTCGACACCGGCGACATCCTCCTCCAGCAAGAACTTCCCATCTCACCCGAAGACACCACCGAAACCATCGCTCCCCAACTCGCAGTGATCGGCGCCGACCTGCTCGTCGAAACTCTACGGCAATTGCAAGCCCAACGGATTCACCCCCGGCCGCAAGACAATTCGCAAGCAACGCTCGCCCCGATTCTGAAAAAAGAAGATGGCCATGTCGACTTCTCCCGCTCCGCCGCAGAAATTTTCAACCGCATCCGCGGCTTCCAACCCTGGCCGGGCGCATACACAAAATTCCGCGGCAAGAACCTGCAAATCATAAAAGCACGCCCAGCCACCGAATCCTTGCCACCTGCGGAAATCCACGCAGAAGACGACCGACTCCTGGCCGGATGCGGCTACAACACATCGTTGGAACTATTGGAGCTTCAGCTAGAAGGGAAGAAACGTACCTACACCCCAGATTTCATCCGCGGCTATCGACCGAAGCCCGCCGAAAAGTTAGGCGTTTAG